DNA sequence from the Streptomyces canus genome:
AAGAAGTCCCGCTCGGACGCCGTACCTGCCAGGATGGGCCGATGCCCACCTCGTACGACATTCCCGACGTCCTGGACCGTCGCGAGGGCCCCTACGGGGAGGTGGTCCTGCGGCGCCACGGCGAGTTGCTCCAGATCATCGCCAACGGCTGCTTCCTGATGGACACCTCCGACGGACGCTCGGAGCGGATGCTCGTCGACGCGGCGCTCGACGCCCTCGACGACCGCCCCGCCCCGCACGTCCTCATCGGCGGCCTCGGTGTCGGCTTCTCGCTCGCACACGCGGCCGCGAATCCGCGCTGGGGGCGGATCACGGTCGTCGAGCGGGAACCGGCGATCGTCGACTGGCACCGCGCGGGCCCGCTCTCGGCCCTCTCGGCCGAGGCGCTCGCCGATCCCCGGACGAACATTCTGGAAACGGATCTAGTCGGATTCGTCAATGAGACATGCGCCACTTTTGACGCGCTGTGCCTCGACATCGACAACGGACCCGACTGGACGGTCACGGAGGGCAACGGCGGACTCTACGCGCGTGCCGGACTCACAAGCTGCGCAAGGGTGTTGAAGCCGGGCGGGGTTCTGGCCGTGTGGTCCGCGCAGCCCTCTGCGGAATTTGAGGGATCCCTATCAAATGCCGGGTTCCAGCAGGTACGTACCGAGGAGATCCCCGTTGCCCGGGGCGTACCCGACGTCGTGCATCTCGCCGTCCGACCTGGATAGCAAAGGGGTGATGACTCCCCGTACTCTGCTTCCCTACGCCGATCATTCAAGCGTCAATCGCAGTCATGCGCAGACAAGGAATCACCCCACATGGTTCCGGAAAGCACTCCCCAGGGGCGGGCGATGGAGCAGACACACACCTCCCACAACGGCACGACGGCCACGCCGGGCGCACAGCGCCGGGTTCTGGTCGTCGAGGACGATCCGACGATCGTCGACGCCATCGCGACCCGCCTGCGCGCCGAGGGATTCCTCGTGCAAACGGCGGTCGACGGTCCGTCGGCGGTGGACACGGCAGAGGCCTGGCAGCCGGACCTGCTGATCCTCGACATCATGCTGCCCGGCTTCGACGGTCTCGAGGTCTGCCGCCGTGTGCAGGCCGCCCGTCCGGTGCCGGTGATGATGCTCACCGCGCGGGACGACGAGACCGACATGCTGGTCGGGCTCGGCGTCGGCGCCGACGACTACATGACCAAGCCGTTCTCGATGCGCGAGCTGGCCGCGCGCGTGCACGTCCTGCTGCGGCGGGTCGAGCGGGCCGCGCTGGCCGCCGCGACGCCCCGGTCCGGCATTCTCCGGCTCGGCGAGCTGGAGATCGACCACGCGCAGCGCCGGGTGCGGGTGCGCTCGGAGGACGTGCACCTGACGCCCACCGAGTTCGACCTCCTGGTGTGCCTGGCGAACACCCCGCGCGCGGTGCTCTCCCGTGAGCAGCTGCTGGCCGAGGTGTGGGACTGGGCGGACGCCTCCGGCACCCGCACGGTCGACAGCCACATCAAGGCGCTGCGCCGGAAGATCGGCGCCGAGCGGATCCGTACGGTGCACGGCGTGGGCTACGCCCTGGAGACGCCGACGCCATGAGCGAGGGTCCGGCCGGCCGGAGCAGCCCCAGGGAGCCCTGGGGCGGCGTAAGCCCGTTCTCGATCAAGACCAAGCTGGGCGTCCTGGTCGTCATCGCGGTCCTCATCACCACC
Encoded proteins:
- a CDS encoding response regulator transcription factor, giving the protein MEQTHTSHNGTTATPGAQRRVLVVEDDPTIVDAIATRLRAEGFLVQTAVDGPSAVDTAEAWQPDLLILDIMLPGFDGLEVCRRVQAARPVPVMMLTARDDETDMLVGLGVGADDYMTKPFSMRELAARVHVLLRRVERAALAAATPRSGILRLGELEIDHAQRRVRVRSEDVHLTPTEFDLLVCLANTPRAVLSREQLLAEVWDWADASGTRTVDSHIKALRRKIGAERIRTVHGVGYALETPTP
- a CDS encoding spermidine synthase; this encodes MPTSYDIPDVLDRREGPYGEVVLRRHGELLQIIANGCFLMDTSDGRSERMLVDAALDALDDRPAPHVLIGGLGVGFSLAHAAANPRWGRITVVEREPAIVDWHRAGPLSALSAEALADPRTNILETDLVGFVNETCATFDALCLDIDNGPDWTVTEGNGGLYARAGLTSCARVLKPGGVLAVWSAQPSAEFEGSLSNAGFQQVRTEEIPVARGVPDVVHLAVRPG